A portion of the Ailuropoda melanoleuca isolate Jingjing chromosome 18, ASM200744v2, whole genome shotgun sequence genome contains these proteins:
- the MFHAS1 gene encoding malignant fibrous histiocytoma-amplified sequence 1: MAGKDSGNLKTVRLWRDAALRARKLRSNLRQLTLSAAGGYPGAGAEQLDSPDAPQLVLPANIGDIEVLNLGNNGLEEVPDGLGSALGSLRVLVLRRNRFARLPPAVAELGHHLTELDVSHNRLTALGAEVVSALRELRKLNLSHNQLPALPAQLGALAHLEELDVSFNRLAHLPDSLSCLFRLRTLDVDHNQLTAFPRQLLQLAALEELDVSSNRLRGLPEDISALRALKILWLSGAELGTLPSGFCELASLESLMLDNNGLQALPAQFSCLQRLKMLNLSSNLFEEFPAALLPLAGLEELYLSRNQLTSVPSLISGLSRLLTLWLDNNRIRYLPDSIVELTGLEELVLQGNQIAVLPDNFGQLSRVGLWKIKDNPLIQPPYEVCMKGIPYIAAYQKELAHSQPAVQPRLKLLLMGHKAAGKTLLRHCLTEGRVEGNQGGGDKEKSYPPSAPSGSKGIEVTSWTADASRGLRFIVYDLAGDESYEVIQPFFLSPGALYVLVVNLATYEPHRFPTAVGSFLHRVGARVPHAVVCIVGTHADLCGERELEEKCLDIHRQIAVQEKHDAEGLSRLAQVVDEALARDFELRSASPHAAYYGVSDKNLRRRKAHFQYLLNHRLQILSPVLPVSCRDPRQLQRLRDKLLSVAEHREIFPNLHRVLPRSWQVLEELHFQPPQAQRLWLSWWDSARLGLQAGLTEDRLQSALSYLHESGKLLYFEDSPALKEHVFHNLTRLIDILNVFFQRDPSLLLHKLLLGTSGEGEGEDESSPLMAMPTPGQELLRATQLHHYVEGFLLHGLLPAHVIRLLLKPHVQAQQDLQLLLELLEKMGLCYCLNKPKGKPLNGSTAWYKFPCYVQNEVPHAEAWINGTNLAGQSFVAEQLQIEYSFPFTFPPGLFARYSVQINSHVVHRSDGKLQIFAYRGKVPVVVSYRPAKGVLQPDTLSIASHASLPNIWTAWQAITPLVEELNVLLQEWPGLHYTVHILCSKCLKRGSPNPHAFPGELLSQPRPEGVAEIICPKNGSERVNVALVYPPTPTVISPCSKKNVGEKHRNQ, from the coding sequence ATGGCTGGGAAAGACAGTGGGAACCTGAAGACGGTGAGGCTGTGGCGGGACGCCGCCCTGCGCGCCAGGAAGCTGCGGAGCAACCTGCGCCAGCTCACGCTCAGCGCGGCCGGGGGCTACCCGGGGGCCGGCGCCGAGCAGCTCGACTCCCCCGACGCCCCCCAGCTCGTGCTGCCGGCCAACATCGGGGACATTGAGGTGCTGAACCTGGGCAACAACGGCCTGGAGGAGGTGCCCGACGGGCTGGGCTCGGCGCTGGGCAGCCTGCGCGTCCTGGTCCTGCGCAGGAACCGCTTTGCCCGGCTGCCCCCAGCCGTGGCCGAGTTGGGCCACCACCTCACCGAGCTGGACGTGAGCCACAACCGGCTGACCGCCCTGGGCGCCGAGGTGGTGAGTGCCCTGCGGGAGCTGCGCAAGCTCAACCTCAGCCACAACCAGCTGCCCGCCCTGCCCGCCCAGCTGGGTGCGCTGGCCCACCTGGAGGAGCTGGACGTCAGCTTTAACCGGCTGGCACACCTGCCCgactccctctcctgcctcttccgCCTGCGCACCCTTGACGTGGACCACAACCAGCTCACTGCTTTCCCCCGGCAGCTGCTGCAGCTGGCGGCCCTGGAGGAGCTGGACGTGTCCAGCAACCGGCTGCGGGGCCTACCTGAGGATATCAGTGCCCTGCGCGCCCTCAAGATCCTCTGGCTGAGCGGGGCCGAGCTTGGCACTCTGCCCAGCGGCTTCTGCGAGCTGGCCAGCCTCGAGAGCCTCATGCTAGACAACAACGGGCTGCAGGCTCTGCCCGCCCAGTTCAGCTGCCTGCAGCGACTCAAAATGCTCAACCTCTCCTCCAACCTCTTTGAGGAGTTCCCTGCCGCGCTGCTGCCCCTGGCTGGTCTGGAGGAGCTCTACCTTAGTCGCAACCAGCTCACCTCAGTGCCATCCCTGATCTCGGGCCTGAGCCGGCTGCTCACCCTCTGGCTGGATAATAACCGCATCCGCTACCTGCCCGACTCCATTGTGGAGCTGACAGGCCTGGAGGAGCTGGTGCTGCAAGGGAACCAGATCGCCGTGCTGCCGGACAACTTCGGCCAGCTCTCCAGGGTGGGCCTGTGGAAGATCAAGGACAACCCGCTGATCCAGCCCCCCTACGAGGTCTGCATGAAGGGGATCCCCTACATCGCTGCCTACCAGAAGGAGCTGGCTCATTCACAGCCAGCGGTGCAGCCCCGCCTAAAGCTTCTTCTGATGGGCCACAAGGCTGCAGGGAAGACCTTGCTCCGTCACTGCCTCACTGAGGGGAGAGTGGAGGGAAACCAAGGAGGAGGGGACAAGGAAAAGAGCTACCCCCCTTCCGCTCCTTCTGGGAGCAAAGGCATTGAGGTGACCAGCTGGACAGCTGATGCTTCCCGGGGCCTGCGGTTCATTGTGTATGATTTAGCTGGTGATGAAAGTTACGAGGTGAtccagcccttcttcctctccccaggaGCCCTTTACGTGCTGGTGGTGAACCTGGCCACCTACGAGCCCCACCGCTTTCCCACTGCCGTGGGCTCCTTCTTGCATCGGGTGGGGGCCCGGGTGCCCCATGCCGTGGTGTGCATCGTGGGCACGCACGCAGACTTGTGCGGGGAGCGGGAACTGGAGGAGAAGTGCCTGGACATTCATCGCCAGATTGCCGTGCAGGAGAAGCATGATGCagaggggctcagtcggttggccCAGGTGGTGGACGAGGCCCTGGCCCGGGACTTTGAGCTGCGCTCTGCCAGCCCCCATGCGGCCTACTATGGGGTTTCAGACAAGAACCTTCGGCGACGCAAGGCCCATTTTCAGTACCTGCTCAACCACCGGCTGCAGATCCTCTCCCCGGTATTGCCTGTTAGCTGTAGGGACCCTCGCCAGTTACAGCGCCTGCGGGACAAACTGCTCTCGGTAGCTGAGCACAGGGAGATCTTCCCCAATTTACACCGAGTACTGCCTCGATCGTGGCAGGTGCTGGAGGAACTGCATTTCCAGCCACCTCAGGCACAGCGactgtggctcagctggtgggaCTCGGCGCGCCTGGGCCTGCAGGCTGGTCTGACTGAGGACCGGCTGCAGAGTGCCCTTTCTTACCTGCACGAGAGCGGCAAGCTGCTCTACTTTGAGGACAGCCCAGCCCTCAAGGAGCACGTCTTCCACAACCTCACCCGCCTCATCGACATTCTCAATGTCTTTTTCCAGAGGGATCCTTCCTTGCTGCTGCACAAGCTGCTTCTAGGGACCAgcggtgagggtgagggtgaggacGAAAGCTCCCCACTGATGGCGATGCCCACCCCGGGTCAGGAACTGCTCCGGGCCACCCAGCTCCATCATTATGTGGAGGGCTTTCTGCTTCACGGGCTCTTGCCAGCGCATGTCATTCGGCTGCTGCTGAAGCCTCACGTCCAGGCCCAGCAGGACTTGCAgctgctgctggagctgctggagAAGATGGGACTCTGTTACTGCCTCAATAAACCCAAGGGCAAGCCTTTGAATGGGTCCACGGCTTGGTACAAGTTCCCATGCTATGTGCAGAATGAGGTGCCCCATGCAGAGGCCTGGATTAATGGGACCAACCTGGCCGGGCAGTCTTTTGTGGCTGAGCAGTTGCAGATTGAATATAGTTTTCCCTTTACCTTTCCACCTGGCTTGTTTGCACGCTACAGCGTCCAGATCAACAGCCACGTGGTGCACAGATCGGATGGGAAACTTCAGATCTTTGCATATCGAGGGAAGGTTCCCGTGGTGGTCAGTTACAGACCTGCCAAGGGGGTTCTGCAGCCAGACACTCTGTCCATTGCCAGCCATGCATCATTACCAAATATATGGACGGCATGGCAAGCCATAACCCCCTTGGTGGAGGAACTGAATGTCCTACTTCAGGAATGGCCTGGACTGCACTACACCGTGCACATTCTCTGTTCTAAGTGCCTTAAGAGAGGGTCGCCCAATCCGCACGCTTTCCCGG